The window AGAGCAGCAGGTTTGGGCTAGCGTCCAGTTGGCAACCCtggaggcctggggggggggggcgatgacAGAGGTGTGGATAGGATGTCATTGGAGATTTAGCAAAGCAGAGAGGGAGGGTTTGGGCCTTATAAGAACAGTGGGGCCTTGAGGGATAGACAAAATTTAGACATCAGCCATGCCAGGGATACCAGAAATAGATGGGGAGCCAGGCTAAGAGATCAGCCAAGGCTGCTCATTTCCACTAAGGTCCCTCTTGGAGCAACTGAAGAAACTCCAGGCCATTGTGGTCCAGTCCACCAGCAAGTCAGCACAGGCAGGCACCTGCATAGCGGTGAGTCCTAACCCTCGTTCTGATGGCCCCCAGGATAAAGGGGGTCCTTGGCTTTGGCCAACTGGCCTGTAAGAGGTAGAAGGTGAGTATGAGTAGCATGGCCCCAGCCCCAGTTCAAGCATAATCCAgtcttctgggcctcagtttccttgcccATGAGATGGGTGTGCTCACAGGGGCGGTGGAGGGATGGAGTGAACCTGCCCCCATCTCCGGCAGGTCCTGTTGCTCTCTTTCGCCCTCATCATCCTCCCCTCCATCAGTCCTTTTACCCCCAACAAAGCTGAGAGCCCCGGAGACTTCACACCTGTGAGAGGTAGGTGGGCCAGGATCACTTTGGGGTCCCCTCTGGGTTGCACCATGGGCACAATCTCTTTGGCTCCCCAAGTCTCCATATTGGGCCTTTGGGAGTTGGGGAAGGAGCCCCCCGCAACTGCTCCCTGTGGCTGGAAAATAAGAAGGGACACCagcatcccaccccatccctcaTGAACCCACAACCCTCAATCAGTTTTCTCCAGAACTTTGCACAACGATGCTGCTTCCCGTGTGGCCTCTGACACCACACCAAGTTCCGAGGCCCCAGGACCTCAGCATGAAGCTGACGCACCCCAGGAAGGGTCTCCAGGCAGCATCAGGGCGCACTGGGATTCCCAGGACATGCTGGCTCTGGACAACTCAACAGAGGAGCTGGACAAATCAACCTTGGTCCAAGGCAACTGGATAGAGGAGCTGAGCCCGGCGGCTCTGCTGAGCTGGGCCTCGCCCAAGCCGGCGCTCAACCCCGGGCGTGTGGGgttggaggtggtgggggaggagctgtGAGCATCATCTGGCCCTGACCCCAGGCCCCTCTGCTCAGGGGTGCTGCAGTGGCCAGGCCAGGGActggaggtgaggcagagacccTTGCAGAGAAGCCAGGATGGAGATGCACAAGCTCATGGCTACACACCCAGAGACCCAGACACAGGAGCAGAAACTTAGACACAGGGCAACCATAAAGCCACAAAGCCTGAGAAATACAGGCCTAGGCGCAGAAGGAATCAGGCAGGCACATACAGAGTGAGCCACAGACCTGGACATACACACAACATGCCTCAACAAGTGCCCTGCCGGGGAACTCCTTCCTGCCTTCTCATACAGGAGGGAGCTGCTGAGGACTTCAAGGACCCTGGTGCCTAAGCACTGACTGAACTCTGAACTTGGAGGTGACTATGATCCCAGCCACCATCCACTTTCTCTAAGACTGCAGTGATccttattaaaatattgtgaCAGAACATGGCTGGTGTGGAAACCAAAGAGGGTGGGGGCTGAATTGTAATCTGGGGATCCCCAACTACCATGAAGGAGGGGCTGGGCCAGCCTGGGATGGGGGAGTGATCTAGGAGATCCCAGGTTCCCAGGAGAGTGAGTCTTCAGTACAGTGGAGAGCGGCAGTGGGCAGAGCATGAGGTCCTGGCATCTCTCGCGGCCCTTCaagggcatgggggggggggggctcgcgAGGAAGGGGGGCCCCTGCCTTCCAGGAGGGCTGAGCTCCCACCCAGATCATTTTACCTACGAAGAAATTGAGGTGTCAGAAGtgaaggaacttgcccaaggttacagcTAGGGGGTAGGGGGTGTGGAACCCAGCTGTACCCGAGCTAAACGGGTAGCCCAGTCCTGCCCCTTTGCACAGGTGTCCTAGGGCTGCTATCTCGGCCAAAGGACATGGCCTCTTTCCTTGGgcggaaagagagaaatattccagaaggcaaatattttaaaactatgcaAACAGGTACATAATTACAAACTGAGGGCTTAAGGAATGCCAGCAGCTGGTATTGCTCTCCTTCACCCCCAGGCCTGGATTGCATGGAAGCCCAGGGAACCACGCACTCGCCTGGGGCTAGGACCTGGCGCTAGGACCTGGCGCAAGGTTGTGTGTGGATGTTAAACAGACTCAGATGCAAGAAGTTCTGCTTTTATTGCACTGAAGACTTTTCTGGAAGCCTGGAGAGACCAGGTGGACCCACGTTTCTTGCTCCACCCGAAAGGCAGTGCCTCTATTATCTGTCCCACCATGAAGTTTGGCTCCTAAATGACAGgtctgcctcccttccctcctggacGAGCTGTGAAGGCCTTTTGGGGGAAATGAGGGTTAGGGGGTGCGAGGGCCCAGGGAGCCAGCAGAGAGTTAATTCCTGTTTAGGACAGAAATTGCGGGAGGGTGTGGTCACACCTCCCCAGAATGTCCTGAGtcaggggctggggcagagcaGGTCCAGGGCTGGTTGCTCCTCCCCGGACCCCTACCAGAGGCCCCTAGAGCTAAAGAGAGTCCCAAAAGAGAGCAAGTTTGCCCTGGGGCCTGCAGCACAGTTCAGCCACAGAGGTCTCCTGCCACAGGCAAGTAACAAaatgagactggtaagaaaaatCCATATCTACAAAAAGCCTGCCCTCCCACCCCGCCTGGTCAGCTGGGAAGCACCTCCATCTTCACCCTTTTAGGGGTCCTGCAGGGGGCAGGACTGTCCAGCCGCTCCCTTTGGAGGCTGATGGGCCCAGAACAGTTGTGCTGAGAGAGGGTTTCGGCCGTGGACTCCTGCTTGGGGCTGGCTGGTGCTGGGCCATTGAACTGGGTGGTGGATTCTTCCTTGGGTTCCAGCTTGGGGGCTGGCGGGCGCGGCAAGGGCGTCAGTGCTCTCTCCAGTACGCAGGGGCCGTCCCAGGCAGGGATCTCCAGGCCCAAGTGCTTCATGAGCCGGGTCATGACCTCATCTACGTAGCCATGGATGCGTAGGTCGGCCTGGCGGTCCTGCGAGGGCAGGAACGTGTCAGGTGGAGGCAGAGCGCTCCTCCGGGCCTGGTAACGGGAACGACAGGGGGAGATGCCAGGAGTAGGCTTGGCACATACGTGCTTGGTGGGCTGAAGGTTGACGATGACCAGTCGACCTCCTCGGCGCTTGGTGGCGAGTGGCAGGTTCCCGCTAGGCCGAATTTGGAGGGAGGTACCCAGCGTGATGGACAGATCTGCGTTCCTGGGGCCGGGAGGCGGGGTTAGGCTGAGCCTCTCTGCAAGGATTTCCGCACCCCCCCCCTTcacagggctgggggcaggggcggTGGTCACCAACCCCTAGGTCTCCAACCCTATTACAATATGACCGTATCCTGGGAGGCCAAGCTTTCCTGAATCCTGCCCCTGCTGCTTCCTGTCTTCTATTGGAACACCTCCCTACCCTGTTGGCAGAGGGTAGTTGCTGATGTG is drawn from Saccopteryx leptura isolate mSacLep1 chromosome 1, mSacLep1_pri_phased_curated, whole genome shotgun sequence and contains these coding sequences:
- the SIRT6 gene encoding NAD-dependent protein deacylase sirtuin-6 isoform X4; its protein translation is MEEQGLAPKFDTTFESARPTQTHMALVKLERVGLLHFLVSQNVDGLHMRSGFPRDKLAELHGNMFVEECVKCKKQYVRDAVVGSMGLKATGRLCTMTKARGLRACRGELRDTILDWEDALPERDLTLADEASRNADLSITLGTSLQIRPSGNLPLATKRRGGRLVIVNLQPTKHVCAKPTPGISPCRSRYQARRSALPPPDTFLPSQDRQADLRIHGYVDEVMTRLMKHLGLEIPAWDGPCVLERALTPLPRPPAPKLEPKEESTTQFNGPAPASPKQESTAETLSQHNCSGPISLQRERLDSPAPCRTPKRVKMEVLPS
- the SIRT6 gene encoding NAD-dependent protein deacylase sirtuin-6 isoform X5; its protein translation is MSVNYAAGLSPYADKGKCGLPEIFDPPEELEQKVWELANLVWQSSNVVFHTGAGISTASGIPDFRQYVRDAVVGSMGLKATGRLCTMTKARGLRACRGELRDTILDWEDALPERDLTLADEASRNADLSITLGTSLQIRPSGNLPLATKRRGGRLVIVNLQPTKHVCAKPTPGISPCRSRYQARRSALPPPDTFLPSQDRQADLRIHGYVDEVMTRLMKHLGLEIPAWDGPCVLERALTPLPRPPAPKLEPKEESTTQFNGPAPASPKQESTAETLSQHNCSGPISLQRERLDSPAPCRTPKRVKMEVLPS
- the SIRT6 gene encoding NAD-dependent protein deacylase sirtuin-6 isoform X2 yields the protein MSVNYAAGLSPYADKGKCGLPEIFDPPEELEQKVWELANLVWQSSNVVFHTGAGISTASGIPDFRGPHGVWTMEEQGLAPKFDTTFESARPTQTHMALVKLERVGLLHFLVSQNVDGLHMRSGFPRQYVRDAVVGSMGLKATGRLCTMTKARGLRACRGELRDTILDWEDALPERDLTLADEASRNADLSITLGTSLQIRPSGNLPLATKRRGGRLVIVNLQPTKHVCAKPTPGISPCRSRYQARRSALPPPDTFLPSQDRQADLRIHGYVDEVMTRLMKHLGLEIPAWDGPCVLERALTPLPRPPAPKLEPKEESTTQFNGPAPASPKQESTAETLSQHNCSGPISLQRERLDSPAPCRTPKRVKMEVLPS